In one Solanum dulcamara chromosome 1, daSolDulc1.2, whole genome shotgun sequence genomic region, the following are encoded:
- the LOC129890659 gene encoding probable pectinesterase 29, with protein sequence MASFFFISLVFFFFIGIIELGNAKFLSDFHFKEQKLNNPTVYVDPYGHGNFPTIQSAIDSVPQDNQKWICIIIKPGQYREQVKIPREKPYIYLKGEENGKIIVTWDAHDSIATDATFTTEANNTIVENITFINSYNYPPKSNNNPRVMAVAAMIAGDKSIFYKCEFLGFQDTLWDVEGRHYFKLCTIEGAVDFIFGNGQSIYENCTISVNAGALDGLIGYITAQGRSNPNDTSGFVFKNCNVTGNGQIFLGRPWRDYARVLFYDSSMANVITPQGWDAGLFVGKEKQLTFAEGSCKGIGSSISKRVSWVAKLSQQELQQLTSISFIDNEGWMTKQPLKVLQ encoded by the exons atggcttcttttttctttatatctcttgttttcttcttcttcataggAATTATTGAACTTGGAAATGCAAAATTTCTTAGTGATTTTCATTTTAAAGAGCAAAAATTGAATAATCCAACAGTGTATGTTGATCCATATGGACATGGCAATTTTCCAACTATTCAATCAGCCATTGATTCTGTCCCTCAAGATAATCAAAAATGGATATGTATTATCATCAAACCTGGACAATATAG GGAACAAGTGAAAATCCCTAGAGAGAAGCCATATATTTATctaaaaggagaagaaaatggAAAAATCATTGTAACTTGGGATGCCCATGACTCAATTGCTACTGATGCTACTTTCACTACTGAAGCTAACAATACAATTGTGGAAAATATCACATTCATA AATTCTTATAATTATCCTCCAAAAAGCAACAATAATCCAAGGGTGATGGCAGTGGCAGCCATGATTGCTGGTGACAAATCTATATTTTACAAGTgtgaatttcttggatttcAAGACACATTATGGGATGTTGAAGGAAGACATTATTTCAAACTTTGTACCATTGAAGGAGCTGTTGATTTCATCTTTGGTAATGGTCAATCTATTTATGAG AATTGTACAATATCAGTAAATGCAGGAGCTTTAGATGGATTAATAGGGTACATAACAGCACAAGGAAGATCAAACCCTAATGATACAAGTGGATTTGTGTTCAAGAATTGTAATGTGACTGGAAATGGACAAATTTTCTTGGGTAGGCCATGGAGAGACTATGCAAGAGTTTTATTCTATGATTCCTCCATGGCTAATGTCATCACTCCTCAAGGTTGGGATGCTGGACTCTTTGTTGGCAAAGA GAAACAATTAACATTTGCTGAGGGAAGTTGCAAAGGAATAGGATCAAGCATTTCAAAAAGAGTGTCATGGGTAGCAAAATTGAGCCAACAAGAGTTACAACAATTAACAAGTATCTCATTCATTGATAATGAGGGTTGGATGACCAAACAACCCTTGAAAGTACTTCAATAG
- the LOC129882933 gene encoding translation initiation factor IF-1, chloroplastic — MASLSWWNPAPATAAMAACSPTPTSCKTSNSLALPRSVFVSKQEELIKQAKGLLVKRQQQSKNNNNSTNSRRTTSIQCLSQEQKWTHEGSITESLPNGMFRVKLDNADVVLGYISGKIRKNFIRLLPGDRVKIEVSRYDSSKGRIIYRLRGGREG, encoded by the coding sequence ATGGCATCTCTGTCATGGTGGAATCCTGCTCCTGCCACTGCTGCAATGGCAGCTTGTTCTCCAACTCCAACATCCTGTAAAACCTCTAACTCATTAGCACTGCCGCGCTCTGTGTTTGTCAGCAAGCAGGAAGAGTTAATCAAACAAGCCAAGGGACTTTTGGTGAAAAGACAGCAACAGtcgaagaataataataattccaCCAATTCCAGACGTACTACCAGCATTCAGTGTCTCTCACAGGAACAGAAATGGACTCATGAAGGTTCCATTACCGAGTCTCTCCCCAATGGCATGTTTAGGGTCAAATTGGATAATGCAGATGTGGTACTGGGATACATTTCTGGAAAGATACGAAAGAATTTCATACGGTTGTTGCCAGGAGACAGAGTCAAAATTGAAGTAAGTCGTTATGATTCCAGTAAAGGACGTATCATTTATAGACTCCGTGGTGGTAGAGAAGGGTAG
- the LOC129882942 gene encoding uncharacterized protein LOC129882942 isoform X2 codes for MAPLSFSSRNLFSLFHKPRVIPFEFLDQPSSALFSTHIVGDTPILVRDFIHKALYDPNVGYFSQKSASVGVLDSSIKFNRFEGRKAYMRHLDKIYKQGDVSWFTPVELFKPWYAHGIAESILRTTNLSVPLKIYEIGGGSGTCAKGILDYIKLNAPTRVYDNISYTSVEISSSLAEKQIQTVGEVDSHLSKFRVERRDATDRNGWGDVNEQPCWVITLEVLDNLPHDLIYSENQTSPWMEVWVERKQGEKLSELYRPIEDSLIKSCMEIIDMPDATTGKSRVSSAMKNVWAKVFPKPRWCWLPTGCLKLLEVLHGALPKMSLIASDFSYLPDVKIPGERAPLVSTKKDGSSSDYNSYLDAKMDHYCSGWMKQQKDGQSLKRGKKRRTLSLDTAAFMEEFGLPTKTRTKDGYNPLLDDFKNTKFYLSVPTHNVK; via the exons ATGGCCCCTCTATCCTTTTCTTCTCGAAATCTCTTCTCCCTTTTCCACAAACCCAGAG TGATTCCTTTTGAGTTCTTGGATCAGCCATCTTCAGCTTTGTTTTCTACTCACATTGTTGGGGACACCCCAATTCTT GTTAGAGATTTTATTCACAAGGCATTGTATGATCCAAATGTTGGGTATTTCTCCCAGAAATCGGCATCAGTTGGAGTGCTTGATAGTAGCATTAAGTTCAATCGGTTTGAAG GTAGGAAAGCATACATGAGGCATTTGGATAAGATTTACAAGCAGGGTGATGTTTCATGGTTTACTCCAGTGGAGCTTTTTAAG CCCTGGTATGCTCATGGGATAGCTGAATCCATTTTGCGTACTACAAACCTATCTGTTCCACTTAAA ATATATGAAATAGGTGGTGGATCAGGAACCTGTGCGAAAGGCATCCTGGATTATATAAAGTTAAATGCACCTACAAGAGTTTATGATAATATCAGTTACAC TTCAGTTGAAATCAGTTCCTCACTTGCAGAAAAACAGATTCAAACTGTTGGAGAAGTTGATAGCCACTTATCAAAGTTTAGAGTTGAGCGTCGTGATGCTACTGACAGGAATGGATGGG GGGATGTGAATGAACAACCTTGTTGGGTTATCACGCTAGAG GTGCTTGACAATCTTCCTCATGATCTCATTTACTCTGAGAATCAAACGTCTCCCTGGATGGAAGTGTGGGTTGAAAGAAAACAAGG GGAAAAACTCTCAGAGTTGTATAGGCCAATTGAAGACTCCTTAATCAAATCTTGCATGGAAATCATAGATATGCCTGATGCTACAACGGGCAAGAGCAGGGTTAGTTCAGCCATGAAAAATGTTTGGGCAAAAGTCTTTCCTAAGCCAAGATGGTGTTGGCTTCCCACTGGTTGCTTG AAACTTCTAGAAGTTTTACATGGAGCTTTACCGAAGATGTCTTTAATCGCTTCCGATTTCAGTTATCTACCTGATGTTAAAATTCCTGGTGAAAGAGCTCCACTGGTTTCAACCAAG AAAGATGGCAGCAGCTCTGATTACAACAGTTATTTGGATGCAAAG ATGGATCATTACTGCTCTGGGTGGATGAAGCAGCAAAAAGATGGCCAGTCATTGAAGCGGGGAAAGAAAAGACGTACTCTTTCG CTCGACACAGCAGCATTTATGGAAGAATTTGGTCTTCCAACAAAGACGAGAACTAAAGATGGATATAACCCTCTCCTGGACGACTTCAAAAACACCAAATTTTACTTGAGTGTTCCCACACACAACGTCAAATAG
- the LOC129882942 gene encoding uncharacterized protein LOC129882942 isoform X1: MAPLSFSSRNLFSLFHKPRVIPFEFLDQPSSALFSTHIVGDTPILVRDFIHKALYDPNVGYFSQKSASVGVLDSSIKFNRFEGRKAYMRHLDKIYKQGDVSWFTPVELFKPWYAHGIAESILRTTNLSVPLKIYEIGGGSGTCAKGILDYIKLNAPTRVYDNISYTSVEISSSLAEKQIQTVGEVDSHLSKFRVERRDATDRNGWGDVNEQPCWVITLEVLDNLPHDLIYSENQTSPWMEVWVERKQGEKLSELYRPIEDSLIKSCMEIIDMPDATTGKSRVSSAMKNVWAKVFPKPRWCWLPTGCLKLLEVLHGALPKMSLIASDFSYLPDVKIPGERAPLVSTKKDGSSSDYNSYLDAKGDADIFFPTDFLLLEQMDHYCSGWMKQQKDGQSLKRGKKRRTLSLDTAAFMEEFGLPTKTRTKDGYNPLLDDFKNTKFYLSVPTHNVK; this comes from the exons ATGGCCCCTCTATCCTTTTCTTCTCGAAATCTCTTCTCCCTTTTCCACAAACCCAGAG TGATTCCTTTTGAGTTCTTGGATCAGCCATCTTCAGCTTTGTTTTCTACTCACATTGTTGGGGACACCCCAATTCTT GTTAGAGATTTTATTCACAAGGCATTGTATGATCCAAATGTTGGGTATTTCTCCCAGAAATCGGCATCAGTTGGAGTGCTTGATAGTAGCATTAAGTTCAATCGGTTTGAAG GTAGGAAAGCATACATGAGGCATTTGGATAAGATTTACAAGCAGGGTGATGTTTCATGGTTTACTCCAGTGGAGCTTTTTAAG CCCTGGTATGCTCATGGGATAGCTGAATCCATTTTGCGTACTACAAACCTATCTGTTCCACTTAAA ATATATGAAATAGGTGGTGGATCAGGAACCTGTGCGAAAGGCATCCTGGATTATATAAAGTTAAATGCACCTACAAGAGTTTATGATAATATCAGTTACAC TTCAGTTGAAATCAGTTCCTCACTTGCAGAAAAACAGATTCAAACTGTTGGAGAAGTTGATAGCCACTTATCAAAGTTTAGAGTTGAGCGTCGTGATGCTACTGACAGGAATGGATGGG GGGATGTGAATGAACAACCTTGTTGGGTTATCACGCTAGAG GTGCTTGACAATCTTCCTCATGATCTCATTTACTCTGAGAATCAAACGTCTCCCTGGATGGAAGTGTGGGTTGAAAGAAAACAAGG GGAAAAACTCTCAGAGTTGTATAGGCCAATTGAAGACTCCTTAATCAAATCTTGCATGGAAATCATAGATATGCCTGATGCTACAACGGGCAAGAGCAGGGTTAGTTCAGCCATGAAAAATGTTTGGGCAAAAGTCTTTCCTAAGCCAAGATGGTGTTGGCTTCCCACTGGTTGCTTG AAACTTCTAGAAGTTTTACATGGAGCTTTACCGAAGATGTCTTTAATCGCTTCCGATTTCAGTTATCTACCTGATGTTAAAATTCCTGGTGAAAGAGCTCCACTGGTTTCAACCAAG AAAGATGGCAGCAGCTCTGATTACAACAGTTATTTGGATGCAAAG GGGGACGCCGACATATTCTTTCCAACAGATTTTTTGCTCTTGGAACAGATGGATCATTACTGCTCTGGGTGGATGAAGCAGCAAAAAGATGGCCAGTCATTGAAGCGGGGAAAGAAAAGACGTACTCTTTCG CTCGACACAGCAGCATTTATGGAAGAATTTGGTCTTCCAACAAAGACGAGAACTAAAGATGGATATAACCCTCTCCTGGACGACTTCAAAAACACCAAATTTTACTTGAGTGTTCCCACACACAACGTCAAATAG